Proteins from one Neodiprion fabricii isolate iyNeoFabr1 chromosome 5, iyNeoFabr1.1, whole genome shotgun sequence genomic window:
- the LOC124183644 gene encoding membrane-bound alkaline phosphatase-like: MTSLRHILPVALIVAVVAGRPDISRADIEEEYWHQTGRYTAGRSLDRSGSQTSRSSADLEDETTSAYWNNLAQSMLKTKTKVRQNTNQAKNIIIFLGDGMSIPTLAAARMYLGQLKGETGEEDELHWESFPYSGLSKTYCVDSQVADSACSATAYLTGVKTNDGVIGLNAGVSYGDCEAMTNTSNHLSSIAQWALEGGKSAGIVTTTRVTHASPSGTYARTADRNWESDADVNDDGFNASVCLDIATQLITTYPGQDFQVILGGGRREFLPTTTVDDEGDYGYREDGVDLIETWKQDKTDRDSSYSYVWNRSGLRQIIDNPDDVDYLLGLFESSHCQYQLEADPVTEPTLTEMTEAAIKILQKNSNGYFLFVEGGRIDHAHHSTYTRLALAETVELASAVRIADEMTDESDTLILVTADHAHVMSLSGYPVRGNDILGLSGINGADGLPYTTLSYANGPGYKTPSNSTRYDLSEDDFTYVRYEYPAMVPLNSETHGGDDVAIFTRGPWSHLFTGTLEQNTIPHFMAYAACIGSGLTACT, encoded by the exons ATGACGTCACTGCGGCACATCCTACCGGTTGCCCTGATCGTGGCGGTGGTAGCTGGTCGTCCGGACATATCCCGAG CGGACATAGAGGAAGAATATTGGCACCAGACTGGCAGGTACACTGCTGGGCGATCACTGGATAGATCTGGATCACAGACTAGTCGAAGTTCAGCTGATCTTGAGGATGAAACGA CCTCAGCTTACTGGAATAACCTGGCGCAGTCTATGCTAAAGACGAAAACAAAAGTACGTCAGAATACAAATCAAGCTAAAAATATCATCATCTTCCTTGGAGACGGCATGTCCATTCCCACTTTGGCGGCTGCGCGAATGTACCTGGGACAGCTGAAGGGTGAAACTGGAGAAGAGGATGAATTGCACTGGGAATCATTTCCCTACAGCGGTCTTTCCAAG ACCTACTGCGTGGATTCACAAGTCGCTGATTCCGCCTGTTCAGCAACGGCGTATCTCACCGGAGTTAAGACGAACGATGGAGTGATCGGCTTGAACGCTGGAGTGTCCTACGGAGATTGCGAGGCCATGACCAATACCAGCAACCACTTATCGTCCATTGCCCAGTGGGCTTTGGAAGGAGGAAAATCAGCCGGTATTGTGACCACGACCAGAGTAACGCACGCTTCGCCGTCAGGCACGTATGCAAGAACCGCTGACAGAAATTGGGAGTCCGACGCTGACGTAAATGACGACGGTTTCAACGCCTCGGTCTGTCTGGACATCGCGACTCAGCTCATCACGACGTATCCTGGTCAAGATTTCCAG GTAATCCTCGGTGGTGGACGTCGTGAATTTCTCCCGACCACAACCGTCGACGACGAGGGTGATTACGGGTACAGAGAAGACGGCGTCGACCTTATCGAGACCTGGAAGCAGGACAAAACTGATCGCGACAGCTCGTATAGTTACGTTTGGAACAGAAGCGGACTCCGACAGATTATCGACAACCCCGACGATGTTGACTACCTTCTAGGTCTGTTTGAGAGCAGTCACTGCCAGTACCAATTGGAGGCGGATCCAGTGACGGAACCGACTCTCACCGAGATGACTGAAGCGGCGATAAAGATTCTGCAGAAAAACAGCAACGGGTATTTCCTCTTCGTCGAAG GGGGTCGCATAGATCACGCTCATCACAGCACCTACACTCGCTTGGCTTTGGCTGAGACGGTGGAACTCGCATCGGCCGTTCGTATTGCCGATGAAATGACGGACGAAAGCGACACCTTGATTCTCGTGACAGCGGATCACGCTCACGTCATGAGTTTATCCGGATATCCAGTGCGCGGTAACGACATCTTAGGACTGTCTGGCATCAATGGCGCGGATGGTCTGCCATACACGACCCTCAGCTACGCAAACGGGCCTGGATACAAAACGCCTTCGAACAGCACTCGCTATGACCTTTCGGAAGACGACTTTA CCTACGTAAGATACGAATATCCCGCAATGGTCCCCCTCAATTCGGAAACCCATGGCGGAGACGACGTCGCTATCTTCACTCGTGGTCCATGGTCGCATCTGTTTACCGGAACTCTGGAACAGAACACCATTCCTCACTTCATGGCGTACGCCGCTTGTATTGGCAGCGGCCTCACGGCTTGCACGTGA